One Nitrospira sp. DNA window includes the following coding sequences:
- a CDS encoding Cyclohexadienyl dehydrogenase, translated as MTLHFKQVAIVGVGLIGGSLGMILRRQKLADSVVGIGRRVENLKTAVELGAIDRYVSDPREGVEGSDFVLLATPVDTYERHLQEWAACLKPRTVVSDVGSVKGDLVTKSEALMPPAVRFVGAHPIAGKEKTGVAAGSEALFAGARCILTPTANTDPEALQTVRALWELAGSIVLEMDPFLHDKILGAVSHLPHVAAFALMTALADVRDHGLPELDLAGHSGGGLRDTTRIAASSPEMWRDIFLWNRDNLVSLIETYERHLGELKRLILAGDGAGIEKQLDRAKHEREQLAPRVLGKG; from the coding sequence ATGACACTACATTTCAAGCAAGTGGCGATCGTCGGGGTCGGACTGATCGGCGGCTCGTTGGGGATGATCCTGCGCCGGCAGAAGCTGGCCGATTCCGTCGTCGGCATCGGGCGGCGTGTGGAGAACCTCAAGACGGCCGTGGAATTGGGCGCCATCGATCGATATGTGTCGGACCCGCGCGAAGGTGTCGAGGGGTCGGACTTTGTTCTCTTGGCCACGCCGGTGGATACGTATGAGCGGCATCTGCAGGAATGGGCGGCCTGTCTGAAGCCTCGGACCGTTGTGAGCGATGTCGGCAGCGTGAAGGGCGATCTGGTGACGAAGTCGGAAGCCTTGATGCCTCCGGCTGTGCGGTTCGTGGGCGCGCATCCGATTGCCGGGAAGGAGAAGACCGGTGTCGCTGCTGGGTCGGAGGCACTCTTTGCCGGGGCGCGTTGTATCCTGACCCCCACGGCCAACACAGATCCTGAAGCGTTGCAGACCGTGCGCGCCCTGTGGGAACTTGCGGGCTCGATTGTGTTGGAGATGGACCCATTTCTCCACGACAAGATTCTCGGCGCCGTGAGCCATCTCCCGCACGTCGCGGCCTTTGCGCTGATGACGGCCTTGGCCGATGTGCGTGACCACGGCCTGCCGGAACTCGATCTGGCCGGCCATTCGGGCGGGGGGTTGCGGGATACCACGCGGATCGCGGCCAGTTCGCCCGAGATGTGGCGCGACATTTTCTTATGGAACAGGGACAACCTCGTTTCCTTGATCGAGACCTACGAGCGGCATCTCGGCGAACTCAAACGGTTGATCCTGGCCGGCGATGGGGCCGGGATCGAGAAGCAGCTGGACAGGGCCAAGCATGAACGGGAGCAACTCGCGCCCCGCGTGCTTGGCAAAGGATAG